ATAAATTTTAAAATTAACTATTTACAAGAATTTGGAATCTTATTTATTGTTTCATTTGCAATTTCTCTAATATCTTCAATAATAGTGGTGATGTCTAAAAAATGAGATTATTAATAATTTTTATCCTTTCATTAACTCTTTTTAGTGCAAATATAAAAACTGAACTTAAACAAACAAAAAATATTATTTCAAATATGAATAAACGAATGGATAAATTAGCAAAAGAAATTAGAAAAAAAGAAAATGAACTAAAAAAACTCAACACACAAATTCAAAAGTTAGATAAAGAAATTAAGAAATTAGAATTAGAACTTAAAGATTCAAATCAAAAACTAAATGAATTAAATGATTTAAAAAAAGGAGAATTAGAAAAACTTAATAATATACAAAATGAAATTGATAACTTTTTATCTACAAACTACTATTTAAACAAAAAAAACATTGATAATATAAATGATTTGATAAACTATGAACTTACAAAAAAAGCATTAGATTTTTATTCAAAAAAAATAGAAACACTAATAAAATCTCAAAAAAACATTCAAAAAAACATTGCCAACACAAATAAACAAATAAATGATTTACTAAATAAACGAAAACTCCTTAAACAAAAAAAAGCCCAAATCCAAAAACTTTTAAATAAAAGAAAAAAAGAAATTTTAGTTTTAAAAAAGAAAAAATTAGAATATAAACTAAAACTTTATGCAATGATTAATAAAGCAAAAAGACTTAGAAATAAATTATCTCAATTAGCTGTGATTAAAAGAAA
This Caminibacter mediatlanticus TB-2 DNA region includes the following protein-coding sequences:
- a CDS encoding murein hydrolase activator EnvC family protein; amino-acid sequence: MRLLIIFILSLTLFSANIKTELKQTKNIISNMNKRMDKLAKEIRKKENELKKLNTQIQKLDKEIKKLELELKDSNQKLNELNDLKKGELEKLNNIQNEIDNFLSTNYYLNKKNIDNINDLINYELTKKALDFYSKKIETLIKSQKNIQKNIANTNKQINDLLNKRKLLKQKKAQIQKLLNKRKKEILVLKKKKLEYKLKLYAMINKAKRLRNKLSQLAVIKRKTNIKANYVYKGIKTIPPLKGKVIKYFGSYIDPIYKIKIYNDSITIKPYQKNAIVRSIMPGKVVYIGQNDDKKIIVIKHKNNIFSIYANLNKVSPLIKKGKYVKRGQIIARVEDSLEFEVTYKEKPINPLKVIRLR